From Vitis vinifera cultivar Pinot Noir 40024 chromosome 14, ASM3070453v1, a single genomic window includes:
- the LOC104881437 gene encoding uncharacterized protein LOC104881437 has product MADKKNKKKAEDAAGASERPSSSEKKTPKSLKPERKIEKRSPSRNIFKAKVATGALQIQGVKGKQNRSSESNGKEGTSKAERHETKKPKSKERNKEKNYENHMRKDQPKKNKDECHELEKNLENQKNKEKLGGLIFMCSAKTKPDCFRYHVMGVSTSKKDLVLGVKPGLKLFLYDFDLKLMHGIYKASSSGGMKLEPEAFDGAFPVQVRFTVHMDCYPLPESIFKKAIKDNYDKTNKFKTELTMEQVKKLMKLFRPTEIHSKALPIHSPPRARARERDREVYRGERESHSHSKPLLRDPNTIGYARSYSRLSHERHHPIAYREAASTRSEEFPRDAFMSEKEYRTYGLQGASTRGDARSYPVLSHERYQPRVEEFPPDSFMSEKEYRTYGLQRASRNMTPPAHEREHLLRQEAPIYVDVAHGQEHVGRDPPFVNELEYRTQGLQARRELPLSVLPATANPAAAVVERGHLLKNAASVHGEPLPRHTTFINEGEYLTSHLGARRELPSSIPAATVTIASAYPRDPYYSTYSSVPVDTYPPPPRREEVRAGSYFLSGRAEPYLGETDQMRMREADTLERIYSTYASDAPLKYDQIHHYQKARPEPGNVPVSSLYSFAGPSSFRR; this is encoded by the exons ATGGCAGacaagaaaaacaagaagaaagcTGAGGATGCTGCTGGAGCTTCTGAAAGGCCATCATCATCTGAAAAGAAAACTCCAAAATCCTTGAAACCTGAACGTAAGATTGAGAAGAGATCTCCATCTAGGAACATTTTCAAGGCCAAAGTAGCCACAGGTGCTCTACAGATTCAGGGAGTAAAGGGCAAGCAGAATAGAAGCAGTGAATCAAACGGCAAAGAAGGAACTAGCAAAGCTGAAAGACACGAGACTAAGAAGCCAAAAAGCAAGGAaaggaataaagaaaagaattatGAAAACCACATGAGAAAGgaccaaccaaaaaaaaacaaagacgaGTGTCATGAGTTGGAAAAGAACCTCGAGaaccaaaagaacaaagaaaaactcGGTGGTTTAATCTTTATGTGCAGTGCGAAGACGAAACCTGATTGTTTTCGTTATCATGTAATGGGTGTATCAACAAGCAAGAAAGATCTTGTGTTGGGTGTCAAACCTGGGCTTAAGctttttctttatgattttgATCTCAAGCTTATGCATGGAATCTACAAGGCATCCTCGTCTGGCGGCATGAAACTTGAGCCTGAAGCTTTTGATGGGGCCTTCCCTGTTCAG GTGCGCTTTACTGTTCACATGGACTGTTATCCATTACCTGAGAGCATCTTCAAAAAGGCAATCAAGGATAATTATGACAAAACTAACAAGTTCAAGACAGAACTTACTATGGAACAA GTTAAGAAACTCATGAAACTTTTCCGACCCACTGAAATCCATTCAAAAGCACTGCCTATCCATTCTCCACCCAGAGCAAGAGCAAGAGAGCGTGATAGGGAAGTTTACAGAGGAGAAAGAGAATCCCATTCACACAGTAAACCATTGCTTAGGGATCCCAACACCATTGGTTATGCTAGGAGCTACTCCAGGCTGTCTCATGAAAGACACCATCCTATTGCATACAGAGAGGCAGCATCTACTCGATCAGAGGAATTTCCTCGTGATGCATTTATGAGTGAAAAGGAGTATCGAACTTATGGTCTTCAGGGAGCAAGCACTAGAGGTGATGCTAGGAGCTACCCTGTGCTGTCTCATGAAAGGTACCAGCCGAGGGTAGAGGAATTTCCTCCTGATTCATTTATGAGTGAAAAGGAGTATCGAACTTATGGCCTTCAGAGAGCAAGTAGGAATATGACTCCTCCAGCTCATGAACGAGAGCACCTTCTGAGGCAAGAGGCCCCTATATACGTGGATGTTGCTCATGGACAAGAACATGTAGGCCGAGATCCTCCTTTTGTTAATGAACTGGAGTATCGGACTCAGGGTCTTCAGGCTAGACGGGAATTGCCATTGTCAGTCCTTCCTGCAACTGCAAATCCTGCTGCTGCTGTAGTTGAAAGAGGGCACCTTTTAAAGAACGCTGCTTCTGTGCATGGAGAACCTCTTCCTCGTCACACTACTTTTATAAATGAAGGAGAGTATCTTACTTCACATCTTGGTGCAAGACGCGAATTGCCATCTTCAATCCCTGCTGCAACTGTAACTATTGCTTCTGCTTACCCAAGAGATCCATATTATAGCACTTATTCTAGTGTACCTGTGGATACATATCCACCACCACCAAGAAGAGAGGAAGTCAGGGCGGGATCTTATTTTCTTAGTGGCAGGGCAGAGCCCTACTTGGGTGAGACCGATCAGATGCGAATGAGAGAGGCTGATACCCTGGAGAGGATATACTCAACCTATGCTTCTGATGCTCCATTAAAATATGATCAGATACACCACTACCAGAAGGCCAGGCCTGAACCCGGGAATGTCCCGGTTTCTTCTCTCTATTCATTTGCAGGTCCATCATCATTCCGTCGTTGA
- the LOC100250278 gene encoding uncharacterized protein LOC100250278: MLKHLSGKLWIKGVWANGRDQFRPCLYVPTSGFHNGKAHLAPRSFFGVEDFLDDDNSRPYTYQKEKKSKNPNKHISFKQRTGAYMEPFTLDVLISKRFVSASLTHRVTSKQVAVAGTNSKDIKAVLKSRSDIPACLAIGRILSERAREADVYTASYTPRDRDKFEGKIRAVVQSLIDNGIDVKVYLD; the protein is encoded by the exons ATGTTGAAGCACCTATCTGGCAAGTTATGGATCAAAGGGGTCTGGGCAAATGGAAGAGATCAATTTAGGCCTTGCTTATATGTACCCACAAGTGGCTTCCACAATGGAAAG GCTCATTTGGCACCAAGAAGTTTTTTCGGGGTAGAGGATTTCCTCGATGATGACAATAGCAGGCCATACACTTATCAGAAGGAGAAGAAATCAAAGAATCCGAACAAGCACATATCATTTAAACAGCGGACAGGAGCCTACATGGAACCCTTTACACTTGATGTGTTGATCTCAAAGCGCTTTGTTTCAGCCTCACTGACCCACAGGGTAACTAGTAAGCAGGTTGCAGTTGCTGGTACAAACTCCAAAGATATAAAAGCTGTGCTCAAGTCTCGATCTGATATACCTGCATGCTTGGCAATTGGACGCATTTTATCCGAGAGAGCAAGAGAAGCTGATGTTTACACAGCTTCCTACACTCCAAGGGATAGGGACAAGTTTGAAGGGAAAATCAGAGCAGTTGTTCAGTCTCTCATTGACAATGGGATTGATGTCAAGGTTTATCTTGACTGA